Part of the Ziziphus jujuba cultivar Dongzao chromosome 8, ASM3175591v1 genome is shown below.
CTACCAAGCACGCAGATAGCTCCTTTTTCACCATTGTGCTTCAAGACACAACTGGTGGTCTCCAAGTTCTTCATCAAAATCATTGGATTGATGTGAAACCCGTCAGAGGAGCTTTTCTTGTCAATATTGGTGACTTAATGCAGGTTCATTAATTTTACTATCATACTCGTAGACCCCCATTACAATATGAGCATTAGCAATCCCTTATGCCAtgaaaaaaactctctttttccAAAAGGATTACATGTAAACCCCTACCATAATAATGTAGGCATCCACACCGTACGCCATCACATCTAGgctgcatatatataatatacatggtgaaaaagaaaaattggtcaaaattaagatataaatatatcatatatatatatatatatatagcaaactTTATAAtaaggaaataatattttatatatgtttaaattattaaaaatgactATACTTCAatgtatatttcttttttcattgtgTATAGCTACTTAGTAATGACAAGATGAAGAGTGTAGAGCATAGAGTTTTGGCTACACAAGGAGTGAAGGCTCGAGTATCAGTTGCATGTTTCTTCAATTCTGATGACAAGCTCAAACCATATGGACCCATAAAGGAGCTCCTATCCGAGAACAATCCACCTCTTTATAAGGATACCAATTATATAGAATTTGCAACTCATTACCAGGGTGATGGATTTTATACTACGTCCCTTCCTCATTTTAGGCTAGCCtagtcatacatatatatatatatatataataaattgggGAGAGAGATTTTAGCAGTGGTAGTCATTGACAATTACGCTGCGCTAAAAGGATGTTGAAGTACTTGTTGAGTTGTTTAAGTCAAGTTTATATGTAGTGTGCAATGGTATTGTTAAAGCCTGTCTATATTAATGATAGGTTgggttgtattttatatatatatatatatatatatatattttttggtaagtGGGGTTGTATTTTAGTTGAGAAGTTGTTGTCTCATCTTTTCatatcataattaatataaactagTATTGTATTTTGTAGCACTACTCTTTCTTTGACTTTCCTTCtgaaaaacttttataaatttagaaCGTGATGCATATATAATAAAGCAAATGCAATATTAAATCCGATTCCGAATCTGTTACGCAGTTCTgtacataaataatttatgtaaataaattttccaaaagcctacgtaatatatattatgtaaattatataatcaaataaattttagcATAGACTATTTAAAGGGGTGGATTTcaatcattataaataaaaaattaaggtgTCCGTTTTATTGGCTGTTTGAACAGCTATGCGTGACTTGCAGTGAAAGCCAATCCACAGAGcggtatataattatatatttcatcaCAAATATATTTCAGAGTCTAGAAAAGCATATATTTTGACAAGATAAAATTTTGCAGGGAAATGAGAGAGCTTTCAGTGGTGGTAAAAACAGAGAGCGAATAACTTTTCTctatttctttctgtttttcacATATGATTGTCTTACATGTAATACACCCCAATGCGACCTTTACAAACAAAAGATCAAGTAGATTTTTCTACAACACTAATCTTGACCTTCCACTATCAATATCTTAGACATATagttttacttttacttttacATAACCATGGTTAAGTTAAAGGACAATACACATTTTACCACAGGTGCACATCAACCTTCAACAGATTTCAATCTTTATATTGACATGATTGTTATATATGCACATGGATCCTTTATCCTATTCTTTTGTCTCCAATCCAGTTTTACCGTTTAAAATATATGACACctttatttaaaattctaactCATTTTTATACAGTAACTCTATTTTCTAGTTCCGTTGCCCTTCCATTTCATCTTCGTCCACATCATTAAGAGCAAAAagctttttttaacaatttctaCTGGCCCCACCGTATTAAATGAGAGAtcgattttcttttcttctttttcaaccCTCCCTCTTCCTCTCAACTCCCTCCTGCTCTTTCTCACACGCGCCAAAGTTGAaacaaaataagtttttttttttttttttaatagaattgaaacaaaataatttgaaaacaaaaagcaaGTGCTTTGCCTTTCAATTGGCTCGTAAAGGACTTAATTGAAATAGGTGGATCAGCGACTCAACTCAAGGATGTTTCAGGTGCAATTCAAGCCAAACATTTGGCAAGACCCAAATTTGATGTTGGTACTTCGGTTAACACTGTTGGAATAGCATATCCCTATGTTCTTCCACGAAGTGGACAAGGAGTTGCTAAATAACACTAAGAACATCAACACTACAAAGGTTACACAAGAATGTTCTTCCCCGAATGCCATAGAAAAGCACGTTCAAGCAAAAGTTCTGTCGTTTTAATACGATGGGCCCGAATAGGAATTGAGAGAAGCCTACTGCAGTTGGTGATATGGATAAAGGTGAAACTGAAAGCAACAGGAGTTAGAAACAGAGTTGATAGGAAAATGAATTGGAATTTTAATGGGGAGACAAACTTGGGACAGAAAAATGAAGGACAATCCAGTTCCATTATAGAAAATCTCATTCGAAAGCGAAGccgtaaaaaatttaataatagtaataattataattattatttaaaaaaaaagtaattaaagaaTAGGTCAGAAGTAAATTAAGGTGTTATCAGAGAAGCAAGATAAATTGTCCCTTGCATCAACAAAGACATATATATCTCATTTTCCTTCATTAGTTTTCTTAGTGTCCTTAATATCCTTCACATCCATGTCTATAAACTATACACCcttctttttaaattagaaatggttataataataaaacaaaaaattgtatcTATTCTTTCTAACATAAGCAACAGAGTGACGTTATCCAGTACCCTTTTGGTGTCTTGGATTTCAAAGATGGACCCTACTGAAATCATTCAGCGCGACAAGGAAGTGGAGCAGTTTCCTCCAAAGCAAAAGCAGTGTCAAAGGACTGGTAGATTCTGGGATTTCAAAGATTACCATAATCTTCATCCACTTACCGGAATAAGATTCATTATTGCTAGAAAAAGGAAATTCATGATCatgaccatcatcatcatcatccccaAGTGATCCCAGTCATAGATCTGAGAGATGAAACAATAAGGAGGAAGGAGATTGTGAAAGCCACAGAAAATGCAGCTGCGAACTGGGATTTCTATCAGATTATCAACCATGGAATTCCACTTTCTGTTATTGAGGAGATGGTGGAAGCTGCTCGTCGTTTTCAAAAACAGCCCCAGGAGGTGAAGGAGGAGTGGTACTCCTTGGATTTTGCACACAGCAATGTCAACTTTGTCAGCAATCCAAGATTCAAAGCAGACGCTCCTGGCGATTGGAGGCACAACTTAGGTTGTGTCGCCATAGAAGATGAACGCAATTAGGAAGGATACCACAAGTCTGCAGGTACTACCCATAACACAATCATCATGACGATGATCAATAACTAATTCAAGACACGCTTTCTTCCCTTTAAGGTCAGAAATTGTTGTAAtgatcatatattaaaaaaaaataaaaaaaaatctagtacTTTGATTTCCTCAACTTTTATTTACTATGttgaaaatgaaatttgtttcatttttttttaacgcAGAAATGAAATTGTGGAGTATTACAAAGGCTCGATCCGAATTCGGAAGATAGTAGCTGAATTGTTATCGGAATCGTGGGGACTCAACAGTAGTGGTTACATTAGAAATATGGGTTTGCTTAAACTCTATGACAGTATTTTGCTAATGTAACCCTGTTTTCCCTGAGCCACATTTGGCTCTAGGCACAACCAAGCACGCAGACGCCTCCTTTGTTACCATTCTGGTTGAAGACACAATTGGTGGTCTCAAATTCTTCACAAATATAATTCAGTTGATGTAAAGCCAGTGAAAGGAGCTTCTACTGTCAATATTGGTGATATGATGCAGgtaaattgattaattccttcatatatatatatatatatatatatatatattccaatccAATATTATAATTATGGACTAATACTTTATGTGAATTATCAATCTTACATCCATACATACagcatagaaaaagaaaatgctatAGTAATGACTTATATATGTAGAGGATGGatcattttagtttttaaatataattaatatatatatatatacacctatatTAGAGAATACTAACGAGTTTTGATTGTTGTTGTTTGAATATTGCGTAGCAGCTGGTTAGTAATGACAAGTTCAAAAGTGTAGAGCACGGAGTTTTGGCTACACAAGGGGCAGAACCCCGTGTATCAGTCACATGTTTCTTAACTCCAGatgaaaaacattaaaaatgtgGACCGATGAAGGAACGTCTATGAAGTCCCTCTTTACAAGGAAACCGGTTTTATAGAATATTCAACTCACTATAGCGGCAAAGGATTTTATGGTCACCGCTCCTTTCCTGATTTTAAGCTAGTTTAATTACCGATGGTAtcgtttttattatatatacgtGTGTGATCGCCAATAAATTAAGTAGAACACTGCTTGATAACTTAtggattctatatatatatatatatatatacacacacacatatggtGTGCAATACactggaaatatatatattgtatgattTGGACTGTTAGTAACGAAGTATCTTTGCATGAGGCGATAGAAGACTAACATGGATACAGCCAATACTGGAAACCGGATAACCATGGATACCGCATAGAGCAATATGCacgagataataataataactctaAAACATGGTATCATTGTGGAGGTGCTTTAATTTTTTGCAGGGGCCTTT
Proteins encoded:
- the LOC107435816 gene encoding 1-aminocyclopropane-1-carboxylate oxidase homolog 1 codes for the protein MDPTEIIQRDKEVEQFPPKQKQCQRTVIPVIDLRDETIRRKEIVKATENAAANWDFYQIINHGIPLSVIEEMVEAARRFQKQPQEVKEEWYSLDFAHSNVNFVSNPRFKADAPGDWRNEIVEYYKGSIRIRKIVAELLSESWGLNSSGYIRNMGLLKLYDIDVKPVKGASTVNIGDMMQQLVSNDKFKSVEHGVLATQGAEPRVSVTCFLTPDEKH